The genomic DNA CGCAGCACCGGCCGGTGTCGGCGGGCGAAGGTCCAGTAGTTCTCGAGGTGGTAGCGGACCGCCGCGGGATCGGTGAAGTCGGGATTGTGCTCCGCCTCGTCGGCGGCCGTATCCCCGTCGGCGGCAAAGTCTTTCAGGAGCTCCTGGAGCAGCTCCTCCTTGCTGGCGAAGTGGTTGTAGAACGAGCCCGCCGCGCGCCCGGCGGCGGCGGTGATGTCGGTGATCTTCGTATTCAGATAGCCGCGCTCGGCGAACAGGCGGCGCGCGGCCTGTTTCAGCGCGTACTCGGTCTCGGCCGACTGCTCCTTGCGGCGGGCCATCCTCACCTCCTTGACAGCGGACCCTATCAACTCTAATACTGAATCACGATTCACTGAATCATAGTTCACTATACGGAGGTACAGATGTTTCCGCAGGTACTCGTGGCCGGAGCCGGGCCCACCGGGCTCACCCTCGCCATCGATCTGGCCCGCCGCGGCGTGCCGGTCCGCATTGTCGACAAGGCGGCGGAGTTCTTCCGCGGTTCGCGCGGCGACGGCCTGCAGCCGCGCACGCTCGAGGTCTTCGACGATCTGGAAGTGCTCGACGCCGTGCTCGCGGCCGGTATCGCGCCGCCGCCGACCCGGGTCCACGTGGGCGGCCGATTCGTCGGTGAGCGCGTCTTTTTCGAGCGCCGGGAGCCGACTCCCGCTGTGCCGTACCCGAATGCGTGGATGCTCGGGCAGTCGCAGACCGAGCGCATCCTGCGCGAGCGGCTGGCCGAGTTCGGGGTGCGCGTCGAATTGTCCACGGCCGTGACCGATTTCACCCAGGACGACGACGGGGTCACCGTCGCGCTCGACGGACCGACCGGCCCGGAGACGGTCCGCGTCGACTATCTGGTCGGCGCGGACGGCGGGCGCAGCACCGTGCGCAGGACCCTCGGCATCGCCTTCGAGGGCAC from Nocardia terpenica includes the following:
- a CDS encoding TetR/AcrR family transcriptional regulator gives rise to the protein MARRKEQSAETEYALKQAARRLFAERGYLNTKITDITAAAGRAAGSFYNHFASKEELLQELLKDFAADGDTAADEAEHNPDFTDPAAVRYHLENYWTFARRHRPVLRAVQQAAHVNTDFARIAGRFAAEQRAELADHLDGFEAAGMTLPSTPEASLAMAFLALHGLLEAVEEGSVELSDEQAVEGLTRFVYRGLTGRDY